Within Streptomyces roseirectus, the genomic segment GACGTTCGGGGACCTCACGTCCGCGTTCCGCTTCGCGCATTCCCGGCCCCGGGCACCTCGCCTGCCCGATGACACGGCGGAGCAGTTGGAGCGGGCGAAGGAGGAGGTGGCGACGCTGCCCAAGCCGACGTTGCCGGGGGCTGAGCAGAGGTTTCCTCGGCAGGAGCGGGGGTGGAGGCCGCAGGTTTGAGGGGTGGGGGGCAGGGGATTCGCCGGGTGCCGGGGGCGGAACGGGGCTGCTGGGGCGAGCCTGCCGGTGGCCCGGCCCGGCCCGGCGCCCGGTGCCCCTGCATGACCGGCGCGCAGGCGTGCCGCGTGGTCTGCCGTGACGGGTGCGTCGCCGGGCGGCTGAGTCTCGCCGGGCGACGCGTCCGTGGTCGGGGCCCGGGGGGCGTGGGGGAGGCCGGTGGTTCGGAGGCGGGGGAGCGGTCGAGCCTGCTGTCCGGCCCTGCGTGGCGGGTGGCCTGTGTGCCTGGTCGCCCAGGTGCCCCCACCGGGCCCCTCAGGGCCCCAGCCGTTCCCCGCCGGAGCCTGCGGGGCCGCCCAGTCCACCGGGCCACCGGCACGCCGCCCCCAGTGGCGCCGGCCGCCACCCCAGGACGCCCGGACCGGCGGGTGTGGGTGCGTGTCGTCGTCCGGGGTTTGCCGAGGGGGCTCAGGCGGTGACGCGGAGCGTTCGCTTGGCGAGGTCGAAGGCGGGGAGCATGGCGGTGTGTTCGGCGTCGTCGAGGCCGCCGAGGTGGATGACGACGGGGCCGGAGGGGGTGGAGACGGCGAGGGCGTGTTCGGTCTTGACCTCGTCGAGGAGTTCGACCTTGACGCGGTAGGAGACCTCGACGGCGGTCGCGGTGCCCGCGGTGAACGTCTGGTACTTCTCCTCGCTGACGTTCTTCTCGGCGGCGACGAAGTCCCGGAGGACCGCGCGCGCGTCGGCGTTGCCGGGCTTGCCCTGGTAGACGCGGATGAAGCCGACGTGACCCGCGGGCTTCGCGTCGATCTCGCAGACGCCGGTGACGGGGCCCTGGGTCAGGAGCCCGGCGAGCGAGGCGTCGGCGCCCGCGGGCGTCTCGATGGACTCGGCCTTCCACTTCGCGGCCGTCTCGAAGGTCACCGGCAGCGCGCAGGCGGACCCCTTCGCCCCGAGCGCGCCGCCCGAGGCCGCCGCGGGGGCGGAGGCCGACGGCGTGGCCTTCGCGTCGCCCTTCGCCGCACTCTCCCCGGAACTCTTCCCCGTGCTCTTCCCGGTGTCCTTCCCCGCGTCGTCCCCGGACGACCCGCAGCCGGCCAGCACCCCCGCCACCAGCACCGCGGTCAGCCCCCGTCGCATGTTCCCCACCCTGAGTTCCCCTCTCGAACGTACTGACAACGGACTGTAACCGAGCCCACTGACAACGCCCCCGGCAGGGTGTGGTGATCGTCACTTCGGACACCCGCCGACTGAACCTCGGGCCGCGAACCTCCGTCGTTCGGAGTGAGTGGGCCGTGTTGTCGGTTACGTATGACCCGCGCATCTGTTACCGAAATCAACCTGAATGTCGATTCCGGGCGTCTCAGGGGTTAGATTCGATCTTTTCCGAATGTGTGTGCGGATGACCAGTGGGGACGACGGTGGGGCGAGAAGCGGACGAGAAGACGGGGGCGCGGCGGAGATCCCCGCTGTACCGGGGTGTCGCGTTCATAGGGCGCACCCTGTGGGGCGAGCTGCAGGGCATCGTCGTCGACCCGGTGCGCGAACTGTGGCGCAGGGGCCCCTCCGCGCTGTCCCTCGCCGTCATCGCCTGCGCGGGCGTGATCTTCTTCCACGCGATCGCCCAGAACCCGACCGGCGAGAAGATCGTCCGTGAGGTCGGCGGCGTCCAGGGCGACCTCCCGCTGTGGCAGGCCCTGCTGCGTACGCCGATCTCGCTGTACGTCCCGGCGCTCGACCTGCCGGTGTGGGCGGGCATCACCCAGCTGTTCCTGGCCTTCGCCCTCGCGGAGGTCGCCCTGGGCCGCGCGCGGACCCTGTTCATCGCCTACGCGTCCACCCTGTCCGGCACGCTCACCGTCCGCGTGATGCTCGCGCTGGGCCCCGACCACTGGGGCGGGCTCCCGCCCGAGACCGGGCAGGTGCTCGACACGGGCCCCTCGGCGGCCGTCGTCGGCCTGTTCACGTACATGTCGGTCATCCGGCGCGCGCCGATCGTCTTCACCCTCACCGGCGGCTCGATGGTCGTGGAGTCGATCGCCAAGCCCAACCTCGCGGGCCGCGAACACCTCATCGCCGTCGCGGCGGCCCTCGTCATGGGCCTGTTGCACGGCCGGGGCGAACGCTGGCGCGCGCGGGCACGCGCGGCACTGCCGCAGTGGGCACGGTGGCCCAGCGCGACGCACCGCCCGATGATGACGCGCCGGGCGGAGGAAGCGGCGGAAGTGGCGGAAGCGGAGAAGGCGGCACCCTCGGAGCCGGTCGAGAGCCCGCAGGTGCGCGTGCGGGACGAGCCGGCGCCGGAGCGCGAGCGCGTGAGATGACGCGCGGCGGCCTGTAGGGGCGCCGGTTCCGGGGCGCGTTCCGGCCGCGTGGGGCGGCGATCCGACCGGATCAGGCTCGTTCGGGTGCTCCCCCGCGCGAGCGGCCCCCAGAGCGCCCGGCCGAGCGGTATACGTCGCTCACGGGCCGCCGTCCAGGGCCGGCCGCGCGAGCAGGGGAGCGCTCATGGAGTACTACGACCTCGGAAGCCACGGCCGGATCGTCACCACCACGTCCGCCGAGGCGCAGACGTGGTTCGACCGGGGCCTGGTGTGGACGTACGCGTTCCACCACGAGGAGGCCGTCGCCTGCTTCGAGGAGGCCGCCCGCGCCGACCCGGAGTGCGCGATGGCCCACTGGGGCGTCGCCTACGCGCTCGGCCCGAACTACAACAAGCCGTGGGAGTTCTTCGACGACAAGGACCTCGCGCGGACCGTGGAGCGCACCCACGAGGCCGTCGAACGCGCCCAGGAGCGCGCCGCGCGGGCCAGGCCCGTCGAGCGGGCCCTGATCGCCGCCCTGCGGACCCGCTACCCGCGCGCGCAGGCCGCCGAGGACTGCTCGGTGTGGAACCACGCGTACGCGGACGCCATGGCCGCCGTGTACGACCTCGCGCCGGACGACCTGGACGTCGCGGCCCTGTACGCCGAAGCCCTCATGAACCTCACCCCCTGGCAGCTGTGGGACCTGGGCACGGGCGAGCCCGCCGCCGGAGCCCGCACCCTGGAGGCCAAGGAGGTCCTGGAACGGGCCCTGGCCGCCGACACCGGGGGCACCCACCCCGGCCTGCCCCACCTGTACGTCCACCTGATGGAGATGTCGCCCACCCCGGAGGCCGCCCTCACGGTCGCCGACCGGCTGCGCGGCCTCGTCCCCGACGCCGGGCACCTGCTGCACATGCCCTCGCACCTGGAGGTCCTGTGCGGCGACTACCGCAGGGTCGTCGCCGACAACACCGCCGCGATCGCCGCCGACGAGAAGGCACGCGCGCGCGGGGGAGCGATGAACTTCTACACGCTCTACCGCGCGCACAACCACCACTTCAGGATCTACGGCGCGATGTTCCTGGGTGCCTGTGAGGTCGCCCTGGAGGCCGCCCGGCGCCTGGAGGAGACGATCCCCGAGGAACTGCTGAGGGTCGAGAGCCCGCCCATGGCCGACTGGCTCGAAGGGTTCCTCGCGATGCGCGTCCACGTCCTGATCCGGTTCGGGCGCTGGGCCGACGTCCTCGCCCTGCCCCGCCCGGCCGACCCGGACCTGTACTGCGTGACGACCGCGATGCATCACTACGCGCGCGGGGTCGCGTACTCCGCCACCGGCCGGGTGCCCGAGGCGGAGGCCGAGCGCGTCCTGTTCCGGGCCGCCGTCGCGCGCGTGCCCGAGTCCCGGACGCTGTTCAACAACACCTGCCAGGACGTCCTGGCGATCGCCGCCGCGATGCTCGACGGCGAACTGGAGTACCGCAAGGGCCGCTTCGACCTCGCCTTCGCCGCCCTGGAGCGCTCCGTCGAGCTGAGCGACAGCCTGCCGTACGACGAACCGTGGGGCTGGATGCAGCCCACCCGGCACGCGTACGGGGCGCTCCTGCTCGAACAGGGCCGTGTCGCCGAGGCCGAGGCCGTCTACCGTGCCGACCTCGGCCTTGACCCCACGCTGCCCCGCGCGGTCCAGCACCCCGACAACGTGTGGGCCCTGCACGGTCTGCACGAGTGCCTGGTCCGGCTCGGCAAGGACGCGGAGGCCGCGCTGATCGCCCAACGGCTCACGCTGGCGCGCGCGTTGGCCGACGTGCCGGTCACCTCGTCGTGCTTCTGTCGGAGAGGGAGCGCAGGTCAGGGCTGCTGTGACGAAGCAGTCTGAAAACCTGACTTTCCGCTACCGGAAGTAACATGATCCACTCTGACTTTAAGTGGAGCTTACAAGCACTACGGTGTCCGGCTCACCCCCCACCCCTTCCCGTCGGAGGACCGTCATGCCCTTTTCCGAGGACACACTCCAGCAGACCCGCGCCGCCTACGAGGAGCACGCGCGCACGTGCCGGCAGTGCCACTTCGACACGATGCCCTGCGCCGTCTCCAAACACCTCATGCGCGCCTACAACAACGCCCGCCGAGAACAGGCCCGCGCCAACTCGGCGTCCCGCTGAGCCCGTTACGGGCCCCGGGTACCGTTGCTGACCACCGTGGTACGCCACGATGTGGTAATCACGATCATGGCAACGAGACCCGGGACCCGAGGGGGACCACACACCATGGCGGGCAGACGGTGAACGACACGCGCGCGCGAGGCGCCCTGGCACAGGACTACGACGCCCGGCGGGCCCGCGACTGGGCCCGGCTCGCCCTGGTGCTGGCCGCCTGCTCCGTCTTCACGGTCGTCGCGGGCGCCGGATCGGACGGCTGGCTCGTCCTGCTGACCGGCGTGGGAGGGCTCTCGCTGGCCGGAGCGGGCCTGTGGTGGGCGCTGGCACACCGAGGCTGGCCCCGGCTCCTCGGAGCCCTCCTGGCCCTCCTCGTGCCCCTCGGCGTCCTCGGCCTCTACGCCTCCTCCGGCCTGTGGGTCGTTGCCGTCTGCGCGATCGGCCTGTGGACCGCCGCCCTCGCCAGCGCCAGGGCCGCCCTGCGCAGCGTCCGCCGGCCGCACGGCAAACGCCGCAGACGGGGCCGCAAGACGCCGCCGCCCAGCAAGCCGGTGTTCATCATGAACCCCCGCTCCGGCGGCGGGAAGGTCGAGCGCTTCGACCTCGCCCGCCGCGCCGAAGCCCTCGGCGCCCGCGTGATCCTCATCGCCCCCGACGGCACCACCGACCCCGAGGCCGAGGCCCGCCGCGCGCTCGCCGAGGGCGCCGACCTCCTCGGCGTCGCGGGCGGCGACGGCACCCAGGCGCTGGTCGCCGCCGTCGCCGCCGAACACGACGTGCCCTTCGTCGTCATCACCGCCGGCACCCGCAACCACTTCGCCATGGACCTCGGGCTCGACCGCACCGACCCCGTCACCTCCCTCGAAGCCCTCACCGACGGCGTCGAGTTCCGCATCGACCTCGGGGACGTCGACGGGCGCGCCTTCGTCAACACCGTCTCCTTCGGCGCGTACGCGGAGATAGTCCAGAGCCCCGAGTACCGCGACGCCAAGGCGTTCACCGCGCTCGACCTCCTCCCCGACCTCCTCATGGGCGACGCCGGCGCCACCCTCGGCGTCCGCGCCGACGCCACGCACCTGCACGCCCCGCAGGCCGTCCTCGTCAGCAACAACCCCTACGCGCGCGCCGACCCCTTCGGCGGCGGCCGGCGCCCCCGACTCGACTCGGGGAAGCTCGGGGTCATCGGCATCAAGGTCGAAGGCGCCGCCCAGGCCGCCGAGGTCGTCCTGCGCGGCGAACGCGCCGGGGGCATCACCTCCGTGAAGTCCACCCGCGTCGAGGTCACGGCCGACCGCCCGCACATCCCCGTCGCCGTCGACGGCGAAGCCCTCGTCCTGCCCGTCCCGGTCGTCTGCACCCTCCGTCCGGGCGCCCTGCGCGTACGCGTGCCGCGCCGCCGCCCCGGAGCGACATACTCGCCGCCGAACGTCGACTGGCGGCGGATCGTACGGCTCGCCCTGGACCGGCCGGTGGGGGACCTGGGGGAGGCGGACGAGTGAGACGGCGCGCGCGTGCGCGTGTACGCGCGGGGCGGTCCGGCCGGTGTCGTGGCGTCACGCGTGCGTGCGGGCCGCGGCTCGCGGCTCACGCGCGCGTACCCGTCGTCGCTTCCCCGGAGTCCTTCGGGAACCCGGGAGTTCGACAGTCCAGGAATCCGGGAACCCAGGAGGCCGCCCCACTTCCACCCTCGTCCGCGCCCCGGCGCTCGCCCGCGCGTGTGCCGTCGGCCTCAGAACCCGCCGTCCGGAGAAAACGACCATGCCCCACCCCCGCAGCAGCCTCAACAGCCTCAGCCTGGTGCGCGATCTCGCGGCCCTCGACCAGGCCCTGTACGAGGCCGTGACCGTCACCAAGACGCCCACCCTGGACACGGCGCTGCGCCGGCTGTCCACGGCCGCCAACCACTCGAAGATCTCCTTCGCGGCGGCGGCCCTGCTCGCCCTGCGCCCCGGCAAGACGCGCCGCGCGGCCCTGCTGGGCGTCGCGGCGGTGGGTGTCGCCTCGGCCACCGCCAACCTCGCGGGCAAGAAGCTCGTGCGCCGCCCCCGTCCGCACCGCGCGGAGGACTCGCCGTTCCCCGGCCGCCACGTCCCCATGCCCGACTCGGCGTCCTTCCCCTCCGGGCACACCGCGTCCGCCGTCGCCTTCGCCGCCGCGGTCAGCACGGCGCTGCCCGTGACGACCGTCCCGCTCGGCCTGCTGGCCTGCGCCGTCGGCTACTCGCGCGTGCACACGGGCGTCCACTACCCGGGCGACGTCATCGCCGGAGCCGTCCTGGGGACCAGCGCGGCGGCGACGGTGCTCGCCGTCGCGGGGGCGCGGCAGAAGTGAACGGGGCGGGGCCGGGGGACGGTTGACGTCTCCCGGCCCCACCACTCGCTGCTTGCCCGGGAGCCCGGCAGGGCTCCTGCTCAGCCCGTGACGCGTGTCAGTGTCACGCGGGGCGGATCGCGCCGCGCAGGGCCGTCTCGCCCGCGTGGAAGATCGACTCCTCGCGGACGAACGCGCCGGGGCCCGGGGCGTGGATCATCATGCCGTTACCCGTGTAGACACCCGTGTGGTTCAGGCCGTCGAAGAAGAAGACCAGGTCACCGGGTTGGAGCGCGGTGACGTCGACGGCCGTGCCGATCTGGGCCTGTTCGGCGGCCGTG encodes:
- a CDS encoding lipoprotein; translation: MRRGLTAVLVAGVLAGCGSSGDDAGKDTGKSTGKSSGESAAKGDAKATPSASAPAAASGGALGAKGSACALPVTFETAAKWKAESIETPAGADASLAGLLTQGPVTGVCEIDAKPAGHVGFIRVYQGKPGNADARAVLRDFVAAEKNVSEEKYQTFTAGTATAVEVSYRVKVELLDEVKTEHALAVSTPSGPVVIHLGGLDDAEHTAMLPAFDLAKRTLRVTA
- a CDS encoding diacylglycerol/lipid kinase family protein; this encodes MNDTRARGALAQDYDARRARDWARLALVLAACSVFTVVAGAGSDGWLVLLTGVGGLSLAGAGLWWALAHRGWPRLLGALLALLVPLGVLGLYASSGLWVVAVCAIGLWTAALASARAALRSVRRPHGKRRRRGRKTPPPSKPVFIMNPRSGGGKVERFDLARRAEALGARVILIAPDGTTDPEAEARRALAEGADLLGVAGGDGTQALVAAVAAEHDVPFVVITAGTRNHFAMDLGLDRTDPVTSLEALTDGVEFRIDLGDVDGRAFVNTVSFGAYAEIVQSPEYRDAKAFTALDLLPDLLMGDAGATLGVRADATHLHAPQAVLVSNNPYARADPFGGGRRPRLDSGKLGVIGIKVEGAAQAAEVVLRGERAGGITSVKSTRVEVTADRPHIPVAVDGEALVLPVPVVCTLRPGALRVRVPRRRPGATYSPPNVDWRRIVRLALDRPVGDLGEADE
- a CDS encoding phosphatase PAP2 family protein; protein product: MPHPRSSLNSLSLVRDLAALDQALYEAVTVTKTPTLDTALRRLSTAANHSKISFAAAALLALRPGKTRRAALLGVAAVGVASATANLAGKKLVRRPRPHRAEDSPFPGRHVPMPDSASFPSGHTASAVAFAAAVSTALPVTTVPLGLLACAVGYSRVHTGVHYPGDVIAGAVLGTSAAATVLAVAGARQK